The Triticum aestivum cultivar Chinese Spring chromosome 7B, IWGSC CS RefSeq v2.1, whole genome shotgun sequence genome window below encodes:
- the LOC123161507 gene encoding catalase isozyme 1: MDPYKHRPTSGANAGYWTTNSGAPVWNNNNALTVGQRGPILLEDYHLIEKLAQFDRERIPERVVHARGASAKGFFEVTHDVSQLTCADFLRAPGVQTPVIVRFSTVVHERGSPETLRDPRGFAVKFYTREGNFDLVGNNMPVFFIRDGMKFPDMVHAFKPSPKTNMQENWRIVDFFSHHPESLHMFTFLFDDVGIPLNYRHMDGFGVNTYTLISRDGKAHLVKFHWKPTCGVKCLLDDEAVTVGGTCHTHATKDLTDAIAAGNYPEWKLFIQTIDADHEDKFDFDPLDVTKTWPEDIIPLQPVGRMVLNKNIDNFFAENEQLAFCPAVTVPGIHYSDDKLLQTRIFSYADTQRHRLGPNYLMLPVNSPKCAHHNNHHDGLMNFMHRDEEVNYFPSRFDPTRHAEQYPIPPRVLSGCREKCIIKKENNFKQAGERYRSFDPARQDRFLQRWVDALTDARVTHEIQGIWVSYWSQCDASLGQKLASRLKMKPNM; the protein is encoded by the exons ATGGATCCCTACAAG CACCGGCCGACGAGCGGGGCCAACGCCGGCTACTGGACCACCAACTCCGGCGCGCCCGTCTGGAACAACAACAACGCCCTCACCGTCGGCCAGCGAG GACCTATCCTCCTTGAGGATTACCATCTGATTGAAAAGCTTGCGCAGTTTGACCGGGAACGTATCCCTGAACGTGTTGTTCATGCGCGGGGAGCCAGTGCCAAGGGGTTCTTTGAGGTGACTCATGATGTTTCTCAGCTCACTTGCGCTGACTTTCTCCGGGCTCCCGGGGTTCAGACCCCAGTTATTGTCCGGTTCTCTACTGTTGTGCATGAGCGTGGAAGCCCTGAGACCTTGAGGGATCCGCGTGGTTTTGCAGTGAAGTTCTACACCAGAGAG GGTAACTTTGACCTTGTTGGGAACAACATGCCTGTGTTCTTCATCCGAGATGGGATGAAGTTCCCTGACATGGTCCATGCTTTCAAGCCAAGTCCAAAGACCAATATGCAGGAGAACTGGAGAATAGTTGACTTCTTTTCGCACCACCCGGAGAGTCTGCACATGTTCACCTTCCTCTTTGATGATGTTGGCATTCCACTCAACTACAGGCACATGGACGGTTTTGGTGTCAACACCTACACCTTAATCAGCAGGGATGGAAAGGCGCACCTCGTTAAGTTCCATTGGAAGCCTACATGTGGTGTGAAATGCCTCTTAGATGATGAAGCCGTTACTGTTGGAGGCACCTGCCACACCCATGCCACAAAGGACTTGACTGATGCTATTGCAGCTGGGAATTACCCAGAATGGAAGCTTTTCATTCAGACCATTGATGCTGATCATGAGGATAAATTTGACTTTGACCCTCTTGATGTCACCAAGACCTGGCCAGAGGACATCATCCCACTGCAACCAGTTGGACGGATGGTCCTGAACAAGAACATTGATAATTTCTTCGCAGAAAATGAACAGCTTGCTTTCTGCCCAGCAGTCACTGTCCCTGGAATCCACTACTCTGATGATAAGCTGCTCCAGACAAGGATTTTCTCCTACGCTGATACCCAAAGGCACCGTCTTGGCCCAAACTACTTGATGCTCCCCGTGAATTCCCCGAAATGTGCTCACCACAACAACCATCATGATGGcttaatgaatttcatgcacagGGATGAGGAG GTGAACTACTTCCCTTCAAGGTTTGATCCTACCCGTCATGCTGAACAGTACCCTATCCCTCCTCGTGTTCTATCTGGCTGCCGGGAGAAG TGCATTATCAAGAAGGAGAACAATTTCAAGCAGGCTGGCGAGAGATACCGGTCCTTCGACCCTGCCAG GCAAGACCGTTTCCTCCAGCGGTGGGTTGATGCCCTCACGGATGCTCGCGTTACCCATGAAATCCAGGGCATCTGGGTCTCATACTGGTCACAG TGCGACGCATCCCTCGGGCAGAAGCTGGCGTCGCGGCTCAAGATGAAGCCGAACATGTAG